The Anguilla anguilla isolate fAngAng1 chromosome 4, fAngAng1.pri, whole genome shotgun sequence genome has a window encoding:
- the rpf1 gene encoding ribosome production factor 1 codes for MDSEVQSESRITNKKQKKKMKNEKIRNKLNQEAVEKGAVKESENANAEPESSFPPPFSVSEIKNKQRRHFMFMKYKQEKRKEKLALKKKRKKERDALGDAAPPKPVPKTIENQRIYDETTVDPEDEEVAFDEGTDEFSAYFNKLTNPKVLITTSDRPRGRTVRFCEQLATVIPNAHVYYRRGLALKRVIPQCIARDFTFLMVVNEDRKMPNGLVLCHLPDGPTAHFKVSSVRLRKEMKRRGKDPTEHSPEVILNNFTTRLGHSIGRMFAALFPHDPQFVGRQVATFHNQRDFIFFRFHRYIFKNEKRVGIQELGPRFTLKLRSLQKGTFDSKFGEYEWVHKRHEMDSNRRKFHL; via the exons ATGGATTCCGAAGTGCAATCAGAATCGCGGATTACgaacaagaaacaaaagaaaaagatgaaaaacgAAAAGATACGGAACAAACTAAATCAGGAGGCTGTAGAAAAGGGCGCCGTCAAAGAATCTGAAAATGCGAATGCAGAACCAGAATCGTCGTTTCCCCCACCATTCAGCgtgtcagaaataaaaaacaaacaacggCGACATTTTATGTTCATGAAATATAAACAGGAAAAACGAAAA gAAAAGCTGGCtttgaagaagaaaaggaaaaaggagagGGACGCCCTTGGTGACGCG GCACCTCCAAAACCAGTCCCTAAAACCATAGAAAATCAGAGGATTTATGATGAAACCACAGTTGACCCAGAAGATGAAGAG GTAGCTTTTGATGAGGGAACTGATGAGTTTTCAGCTTACTTCAACAAACTAACAAATCCAAAAGTTCTCATTACCACCTCAGACAGACCAAGAGGG aggACGGTGAGGTTCTGTGAGCAGCTTGCAACCGTCATACCAAATGCACATGTGTATTATAGACGAGGTCTTGCTTTAAAGAGGGTTATCCCTCAGTGTATAGCTAGAGATTTCACATTTCTCATGGTGGTAAACGAGGACCGTAAGATGCCCA ATGGCCTTGTTCTCTGCCATCTTCCGGATGGACCAACAGCGCATTTCAAAGTAAGCAGTGTTCGACTGCGCAAAGAAATGAAG AGACGAGGCAAAGACCCAACAGAGCATTCTCCAGAGGTGATACTAAACAACTTTACAACACGTTTGGGTCACAGCATTGGACGGATGTTTGCTGCACTCTTCCCCCATGATCCACAGTTCGTCGGTCGGCAGGTTGCAACGTTCCATAATCAGCGAGACTTCATCTTTTTCAGATTTCACAG GTACATCTTCAAGAACGAGAAGAGAGTTGGCATTCAAGAGCTAGGACCACGCTTTACACTTAAACTTCGCTCTCTCCAAAAGGGCACGTTTGACTCCAAATTTGGAGAGTATGAATGGGTTCACAAG CGACATGAGATGGACTCCAACAGAAGGAAGTTCCATCTTTAA
- the LOC118225326 gene encoding guanine nucleotide-binding protein G(I)/G(S)/G(O) subunit gamma-5 produces the protein MSGSSNILAMKKTVQQLRFEASINRVKVSQAAADLQQFCIQNALHDPLLTGLSSSTNPFRPQKVCSFL, from the exons ATGTCTGGTTCATCAAACATCCTTGCAATGAAGAAAACTGTTCAGCAGTTGCGTTTTGAAGCAAGCATCAACAGAGTGAAG GTGTCTCAGGCAGCGGCTGACCTGCAGCAGTTTTGTATCCAGAACGCACTCCATGACCCTCTGTTGACAGGATTGTCTTCCAGTACGAACCCCTTCAGACCTCAGAAAGTCTGCTCTTTCCTATAA
- the spata1 gene encoding spermatogenesis-associated protein 1 isoform X3 produces MLNQAHRLKHVSGFEYISRVARYKRTLLLLELHIFYVPEEKWNSKLNKAPIEAIDGFISAGFIRVYPNISLKTLRDELGGLLGAEKSIDNFSFLKCVGRSLALAPHPELYLLPMVENSDSVLSDSLTPDRQIYRTDLHTYSAKSSHVPTVTKKSSKLPQIKHQAPQRPPPTQIMQGLGSFSSSDEKEDVLHSQEPGWDETRNPPGRDQDQSESVLEQEEMAPAAEPQAKSNTYVKMGPRFRKHPTRDSGVPESLEDYDSGFSPSKARNSNRSQPLKYISKKSNNQIRRNPPHLPTSAQYSPPPSSALPHHTIATCKPTASVFLTDREELIEQIKLVKEERKHLERTRQGLLRKGKDLLAQNRYRRMNARDSWKRKYFDTKKATEHLESTLKSLRQDLEAFYHKLLQQLQARDGRHKTKHLGKPYAKNELIIQIILESHEIDKLKKKVDDAKMKLVTELKLRKQAATELQALKAELIQKVQSSLPVPHKSSVGNGFGS; encoded by the exons ATGCTGAATCAAGCACACCGCTTGAAACACGTTTCCGgttttgaatacatttcaaGGGTTGCCAGATACAAGAGAACTTTATTG TTGTTGGAGCTGCATATATTCTATGTACCAGAAGAAAAGTGGAATTCAAAACTCAATAAAGCTCCAATTGAAGCCATTGACGGCTTCATATCTGCCGGCTTTATCAG AGTGTATCCCAACATAAGTTTAAAAACTCTCAGGGATGAACTTGGTGGGCTTCTTGGGGCAGAAAAGTCAATtgacaatttttcatttttgaaatgtgtcgGTCGAAGTTTGGCATTG GCCCCACATCCAGAACTGTACCTGCTGCCCATGGTGGAAAATAGTGACAGTGTTCTCTCTGATTCGCTCACACCGGATAGGCAGATTTACCGCACAGACCTTCACACGTACTCTGCCAAGAGTTCCCACGTGCCTACTGTGACAAAAAAGTCCTCAAAACTTCCCCAGATCAAACACCAAGCACCCCAACGGCCTCCCCCAACACAGATCATGCAAGGTTTGGGGAGCTTCAGCTCTAGCGATGAGAAGGAAGATGTCCTCCACTCTCAAGAGCCAGGGTGGGATGAAACCCGCAACCCCCCAGGGAGAGACCAGGATCAGTCAGAATCTGTTCTAGAACAGGAAG AAATGGCTCCAGCAGCAGAGCCTCAAGCTAAAAGCAATACCTACGTAAAGATGGGCCCCCGTTTCCGGAAACACCCCACTAGAGATTCTGGAGTTCCTGAGTCACTGGAGGATTATGATTCTGGATTCTCCCCCTCCAAAGCCAG GAACTCAAATCGCTCTCAGCCGTTAAAGTACATTAGCAAGAAATCAAATAATCAG atCCGGAGAAATCCACCCCATCTGCCCACTTCTGCACAGTattccccacccccttcctcagCACTTCCTCATCATACCATAGCAACGTGCAAACCCACTGCTTCTGTTTTCCTCACAGATA GAGAGGAGTTGATTGAGCAGATTAAATTGGTGAAAGAAGAGCGGAAGCATCTTGAAAGGACTCGACAAGGCCTGCTGCGAAAAGGCAAAGACCTACTGGCACAGAACAGATACCGTAGGATGAATG CGCGAGACAGCTGGAAGAGGAAGTACTTTGATACAAAGAAGGCCACAGAACACCTGGAGAGCACTCTAAAAAGTCTCAGACAGGACTTGGAAGCATTTTATCACAAACTGCTCCAACAGCTGCAGGCACGGGATGGCAGGCACAAAACCAAACACCTGGGGAAACCTTACGCCAAG AATGAACTCATCATCCAGATTATTTTGGAGAGCCATGAAATAGACAAGCTGAAAAAGAAAGTGGATGATGCCAAAATGAAACTGGTCACAGAGCTGAAG CTCAGGAAGCAGGCTGCAACTGAACTCCAGGCACTAAAAGCAGAGCTAATACAGAAGGTCCAGtcttctctccctgtcccacacAAAAGCTCTGTGGGCAATGGGTTTGGGTCCTAG
- the spata1 gene encoding spermatogenesis-associated protein 1 isoform X1, whose product MLNQAHRLKHVSGFEYISRVARYKRTLLLLELHIFYVPEEKWNSKLNKAPIEAIDGFISAGFIRVYPNISLKTLRDELGGLLGAEKSIDNFSFLKCVGRSLALVKAKQERELKVKSFVPPFAPHPELYLLPMVENSDSVLSDSLTPDRQIYRTDLHTYSAKSSHVPTVTKKSSKLPQIKHQAPQRPPPTQIMQGLGSFSSSDEKEDVLHSQEPGWDETRNPPGRDQDQSESVLEQEEMAPAAEPQAKSNTYVKMGPRFRKHPTRDSGVPESLEDYDSGFSPSKARNSNRSQPLKYISKKSNNQIRRNPPHLPTSAQYSPPPSSALPHHTIATCKPTASVFLTDREELIEQIKLVKEERKHLERTRQGLLRKGKDLLAQNRYRRMNARDSWKRKYFDTKKATEHLESTLKSLRQDLEAFYHKLLQQLQARDGRHKTKHLGKPYAKNELIIQIILESHEIDKLKKKVDDAKMKLVTELKLRKQAATELQALKAELIQKVQSSLPVPHKSSVGNGFGS is encoded by the exons ATGCTGAATCAAGCACACCGCTTGAAACACGTTTCCGgttttgaatacatttcaaGGGTTGCCAGATACAAGAGAACTTTATTG TTGTTGGAGCTGCATATATTCTATGTACCAGAAGAAAAGTGGAATTCAAAACTCAATAAAGCTCCAATTGAAGCCATTGACGGCTTCATATCTGCCGGCTTTATCAG AGTGTATCCCAACATAAGTTTAAAAACTCTCAGGGATGAACTTGGTGGGCTTCTTGGGGCAGAAAAGTCAATtgacaatttttcatttttgaaatgtgtcgGTCGAAGTTTGGCATTG GTCAAAGCCAAACAAGAAAGGGAACTGAAAGTGAAGTCCTTTGTCCCTCCATTT GCCCCACATCCAGAACTGTACCTGCTGCCCATGGTGGAAAATAGTGACAGTGTTCTCTCTGATTCGCTCACACCGGATAGGCAGATTTACCGCACAGACCTTCACACGTACTCTGCCAAGAGTTCCCACGTGCCTACTGTGACAAAAAAGTCCTCAAAACTTCCCCAGATCAAACACCAAGCACCCCAACGGCCTCCCCCAACACAGATCATGCAAGGTTTGGGGAGCTTCAGCTCTAGCGATGAGAAGGAAGATGTCCTCCACTCTCAAGAGCCAGGGTGGGATGAAACCCGCAACCCCCCAGGGAGAGACCAGGATCAGTCAGAATCTGTTCTAGAACAGGAAG AAATGGCTCCAGCAGCAGAGCCTCAAGCTAAAAGCAATACCTACGTAAAGATGGGCCCCCGTTTCCGGAAACACCCCACTAGAGATTCTGGAGTTCCTGAGTCACTGGAGGATTATGATTCTGGATTCTCCCCCTCCAAAGCCAG GAACTCAAATCGCTCTCAGCCGTTAAAGTACATTAGCAAGAAATCAAATAATCAG atCCGGAGAAATCCACCCCATCTGCCCACTTCTGCACAGTattccccacccccttcctcagCACTTCCTCATCATACCATAGCAACGTGCAAACCCACTGCTTCTGTTTTCCTCACAGATA GAGAGGAGTTGATTGAGCAGATTAAATTGGTGAAAGAAGAGCGGAAGCATCTTGAAAGGACTCGACAAGGCCTGCTGCGAAAAGGCAAAGACCTACTGGCACAGAACAGATACCGTAGGATGAATG CGCGAGACAGCTGGAAGAGGAAGTACTTTGATACAAAGAAGGCCACAGAACACCTGGAGAGCACTCTAAAAAGTCTCAGACAGGACTTGGAAGCATTTTATCACAAACTGCTCCAACAGCTGCAGGCACGGGATGGCAGGCACAAAACCAAACACCTGGGGAAACCTTACGCCAAG AATGAACTCATCATCCAGATTATTTTGGAGAGCCATGAAATAGACAAGCTGAAAAAGAAAGTGGATGATGCCAAAATGAAACTGGTCACAGAGCTGAAG CTCAGGAAGCAGGCTGCAACTGAACTCCAGGCACTAAAAGCAGAGCTAATACAGAAGGTCCAGtcttctctccctgtcccacacAAAAGCTCTGTGGGCAATGGGTTTGGGTCCTAG
- the spata1 gene encoding spermatogenesis-associated protein 1 isoform X2, which produces MSRIPEKERPTTARLLELHIFYVPEEKWNSKLNKAPIEAIDGFISAGFIRVYPNISLKTLRDELGGLLGAEKSIDNFSFLKCVGRSLALVKAKQERELKVKSFVPPFAPHPELYLLPMVENSDSVLSDSLTPDRQIYRTDLHTYSAKSSHVPTVTKKSSKLPQIKHQAPQRPPPTQIMQGLGSFSSSDEKEDVLHSQEPGWDETRNPPGRDQDQSESVLEQEEMAPAAEPQAKSNTYVKMGPRFRKHPTRDSGVPESLEDYDSGFSPSKARNSNRSQPLKYISKKSNNQIRRNPPHLPTSAQYSPPPSSALPHHTIATCKPTASVFLTDREELIEQIKLVKEERKHLERTRQGLLRKGKDLLAQNRYRRMNARDSWKRKYFDTKKATEHLESTLKSLRQDLEAFYHKLLQQLQARDGRHKTKHLGKPYAKNELIIQIILESHEIDKLKKKVDDAKMKLVTELKLRKQAATELQALKAELIQKVQSSLPVPHKSSVGNGFGS; this is translated from the exons ATGAGCAGAAttccagaaaaagaaagacCAACAACCGCAAGG TTGTTGGAGCTGCATATATTCTATGTACCAGAAGAAAAGTGGAATTCAAAACTCAATAAAGCTCCAATTGAAGCCATTGACGGCTTCATATCTGCCGGCTTTATCAG AGTGTATCCCAACATAAGTTTAAAAACTCTCAGGGATGAACTTGGTGGGCTTCTTGGGGCAGAAAAGTCAATtgacaatttttcatttttgaaatgtgtcgGTCGAAGTTTGGCATTG GTCAAAGCCAAACAAGAAAGGGAACTGAAAGTGAAGTCCTTTGTCCCTCCATTT GCCCCACATCCAGAACTGTACCTGCTGCCCATGGTGGAAAATAGTGACAGTGTTCTCTCTGATTCGCTCACACCGGATAGGCAGATTTACCGCACAGACCTTCACACGTACTCTGCCAAGAGTTCCCACGTGCCTACTGTGACAAAAAAGTCCTCAAAACTTCCCCAGATCAAACACCAAGCACCCCAACGGCCTCCCCCAACACAGATCATGCAAGGTTTGGGGAGCTTCAGCTCTAGCGATGAGAAGGAAGATGTCCTCCACTCTCAAGAGCCAGGGTGGGATGAAACCCGCAACCCCCCAGGGAGAGACCAGGATCAGTCAGAATCTGTTCTAGAACAGGAAG AAATGGCTCCAGCAGCAGAGCCTCAAGCTAAAAGCAATACCTACGTAAAGATGGGCCCCCGTTTCCGGAAACACCCCACTAGAGATTCTGGAGTTCCTGAGTCACTGGAGGATTATGATTCTGGATTCTCCCCCTCCAAAGCCAG GAACTCAAATCGCTCTCAGCCGTTAAAGTACATTAGCAAGAAATCAAATAATCAG atCCGGAGAAATCCACCCCATCTGCCCACTTCTGCACAGTattccccacccccttcctcagCACTTCCTCATCATACCATAGCAACGTGCAAACCCACTGCTTCTGTTTTCCTCACAGATA GAGAGGAGTTGATTGAGCAGATTAAATTGGTGAAAGAAGAGCGGAAGCATCTTGAAAGGACTCGACAAGGCCTGCTGCGAAAAGGCAAAGACCTACTGGCACAGAACAGATACCGTAGGATGAATG CGCGAGACAGCTGGAAGAGGAAGTACTTTGATACAAAGAAGGCCACAGAACACCTGGAGAGCACTCTAAAAAGTCTCAGACAGGACTTGGAAGCATTTTATCACAAACTGCTCCAACAGCTGCAGGCACGGGATGGCAGGCACAAAACCAAACACCTGGGGAAACCTTACGCCAAG AATGAACTCATCATCCAGATTATTTTGGAGAGCCATGAAATAGACAAGCTGAAAAAGAAAGTGGATGATGCCAAAATGAAACTGGTCACAGAGCTGAAG CTCAGGAAGCAGGCTGCAACTGAACTCCAGGCACTAAAAGCAGAGCTAATACAGAAGGTCCAGtcttctctccctgtcccacacAAAAGCTCTGTGGGCAATGGGTTTGGGTCCTAG
- the ctbs gene encoding di-N-acetylchitobiase, protein MQVFWICFMFLTLVSCNVQCPCETAELCKQITDEKDFEVYVFDVGNKAWKSYDWSKVTTVAAFGKYDPELMCYAHSKGARLVLKGDVPLSEIVDPAKRAAWIAEKVDLAKKQFMDGINIDIEQEVAESSPEYYALTALVKESTEAFHRDIPGSQVSFDVAWSGKCIDKRCYDYATIAESCDLLFVMSYDEQSQIWGDCIAMANAPVNQTLTAYTDYIMMKINPKKLVMGVPWYGYDYPCLNFSQEGVCAISKVPFRGAPCSDAAGRQVPYSTMMKQINSSMSGRMWDEVQAAPYYNYKNKEGQVHQVWYDDPASISLKAAYVSTLGLRGIGMWNGNLLDYSNNPVAQQQTKDMWNALKPNHEKER, encoded by the exons ATGCAAgtattctggatatgttttatgtttttgacaCTGGTCTCCTGTAATGTGCAGTGCCCGTGTGAAACTGCGGAGCTCTGCAAACAAATCACCGATGAAAAGGATTTTGAG GTATACGTGTTTGATGTTGGAAACAAGGCATGGAAGTCCTATGACTGGAGTAAGGTAACTACAGTAGCTGCGTTTGGAAAATATGATCCAGAGCTCATGTGTTACGCTCATTCCAAGGGCGCACGGCTAGTCCTGAAAG GTGATGTACCGCTTTCTGAAATTGTGGACCCTGCTAAGAGGGCTGCGTGGATTGCAGAGAAAGTGGACTTGGCCAAGAAGCAGTTTATGGATGGGATCAATATTGACATTGAGCAAGAGGTGGCGGAGTCCTCACCTGAGTACTATGCTTTGACTGCCCTTGTCAAAGAATCCACCGAGGCTTTTCACAGAGATATTCCAGGGTCACAG GTGTCATTTGATGTGGCATGGTCCGGAAAATGTATTGACAAACGTTGTTATGACTATGCTACCATCGCAGAATCATGTGATCTgctctttgtgatgtcatatgaTGAGCAGAGTCAGATATGGGGTGACTGCATTGCTATGGCAAATGCGCCTGTTAACCAGACTTTAACTG CATATACTGATTACATAATGATGAAGATAAACCCCAAAAAACTTGTGATGGGAGTGCCATGGTATGGTTATGACTACCCATGTCTTAATTTTTCACAG gagggtgtgtgtgccatCTCTAAAGTTCCCTTCCGTGGAGCTCCTTGCAGCGATGCAGCTGGACGACAGGTGCCCTACAGTACCATGATGAAACAGATCAACAGCTCCATGTCTGGCAGAATGTGGGATGAGGTGCAGGCTGCCCCTTACTACAATTACAAG AACAAAGAGGGGCAAGTCCACCAGGTGTGGTATGATGACCCAGCGAGCATTTCTCTGAAGGCAGCCTACGTCAGCACACTGGGCCTTCGGGGGATTGGCATGTGGAATGGCAATCTCCTGGACTACAGTAACAACCCTGTTGCCCAGCAGCAGACTAAAGACATGTGGAATGCCCTTAAACCAAACCATGAGAAAGAGCGCTGA